Part of the Methanobacterium alcaliphilum genome is shown below.
GCAGCATTTGAAAACGAAGGACATGAACTGATCCATGTAGGAATTATAAAGGGCAATATAGTTCGAGGGAAAAAAGGCGCATGTGAAATCCTTATTGATACATCTGTCACTCAGGCTAAAGTAGATGACTTTGATGCATTATTAATACCTGGAGGTTATTCCCCAGATAGGCTAAGATCAAATGAATATGCTGTTCAATTTGTTAAAAATTTTGTAGAAAGTGAAAAGCCAATGTTCCTCATTTGTCATGCCCCTCAAATTTTAATAACAGCTAATGTACTTAAAGGTCGTAAAATAACAGGATATAAATCCATTAAACAAGATATAATAAACTCCGGGGCAGAATACATCGACAGAGAAGTTGTAGAAGATGGTAACTTAATATCAAGCAGATACCCTGGAGACATACCTGAATTTATTGCAGCATGTTTGAAAAAACTTTAATGACCAAATTAATAAATCATCAACACCAAAATAATCACGAAAATAACTAAATATGAGTTATGATTCATTTTATTAATAATTAAATCATTTATTATAA
Proteins encoded:
- a CDS encoding type 1 glutamine amidotransferase domain-containing protein, yielding MSVVAVLIDDLFEDVEYSKPTAAFENEGHELIHVGIIKGNIVRGKKGACEILIDTSVTQAKVDDFDALLIPGGYSPDRLRSNEYAVQFVKNFVESEKPMFLICHAPQILITANVLKGRKITGYKSIKQDIINSGAEYIDREVVEDGNLISSRYPGDIPEFIAACLKKL